One window of the Pseudomonas sp. S04 genome contains the following:
- a CDS encoding MucB/RseB C-terminal domain-containing protein: protein MRAIPLLTLLLSGWFVVPAHADEAQDWLNRLSQAEQQQSFQGTFIYERNGSFSTHNIWHRVQDGKVRERLLQLDGSAQEVVRIDGRTQCVSGSLVAGLEDTPDASARALDPQKLKNWYDLAVIGKSRVAGRAAVIVSLTPRDQHRYGFELHLDRETGLPLKSLLLNEKGQLLERFQFTRLDTADVPGDQDLQASDECKTVALDSNKATAAKTAQAWHSDWLPPGFELTSSSAHKDPQTKAQVSSLMYDDGLARFSVFLEPLNGEVVTDTRTQLGPTVAVSRRLTTPDGEMMVTVVGEIPIGTAERIALSMRTAPSTSKQ, encoded by the coding sequence ATGCGCGCCATACCTCTACTTACGCTTTTGCTCAGTGGCTGGTTCGTTGTTCCAGCCCATGCCGATGAGGCTCAAGACTGGTTGAACCGTCTGAGCCAGGCCGAGCAGCAGCAGAGCTTTCAAGGCACTTTCATTTACGAGCGTAACGGTAGTTTTTCTACCCACAACATCTGGCATCGTGTCCAGGATGGCAAAGTCCGCGAGCGTTTGCTGCAGCTCGACGGCTCGGCCCAGGAAGTCGTACGCATTGATGGACGTACTCAATGCGTGAGCGGCAGCTTGGTGGCAGGGCTGGAGGACACCCCCGACGCGTCCGCTCGAGCACTTGACCCACAAAAGCTGAAGAATTGGTACGACCTTGCCGTCATCGGCAAGTCGCGCGTGGCCGGGCGCGCGGCGGTGATTGTTTCGCTGACGCCCCGTGACCAGCACCGTTACGGTTTTGAATTGCACCTGGATCGGGAAACCGGTCTGCCGCTCAAATCCTTGCTACTCAATGAAAAAGGCCAGTTGCTGGAGCGCTTCCAGTTTACCCGCCTGGACACCGCCGACGTGCCGGGCGACCAGGACCTGCAGGCCAGTGACGAGTGCAAGACCGTGGCGCTGGACAGTAACAAGGCCACGGCCGCGAAGACCGCCCAGGCCTGGCACTCCGATTGGTTACCGCCGGGCTTCGAGTTGACCAGCAGCAGCGCCCACAAGGATCCGCAGACCAAGGCTCAGGTTAGTAGCCTGATGTATGACGACGGCCTGGCGCGTTTCTCGGTGTTCCTCGAGCCGCTCAATGGCGAAGTAGTCACTGATACTCGAACCCAGCTTGGGCCCACCGTTGCCGTTTCACGGCGCTTGACCACCCCCGATGGTGAGATGATGGTGACCGTGGTGGGGGAAATTCCGATCGGTACCGCCGAACGGATCGCGCTGTCCATGCGCACCGCTCCATCGACGTCCAAGCAGTAA
- a CDS encoding sigma-E factor negative regulatory protein, giving the protein MSREALQESLSAVMDNEADELELRRVLNAFDDVETRETWARYQIARAVMHKDLLIPRLDLASAVSQALADEAVPAKVSRGPWRSLGRLAVAASVTVAVLAGVRLYNQDEIAGVELAQQSTQPGLTVPQVKGPAVLAGYNESSQATGPMANGVLQGQPGWHDQRLPGYLRQHAQQAALKGTESALPYARAASQETR; this is encoded by the coding sequence ATGAGTCGGGAAGCCCTGCAGGAATCGCTGTCCGCAGTGATGGATAACGAAGCGGACGAACTGGAATTGCGTCGGGTGTTGAATGCCTTCGACGATGTTGAAACCCGCGAAACCTGGGCGCGTTACCAGATTGCCCGGGCAGTGATGCACAAGGACTTGCTGATCCCCCGTCTGGACCTGGCTTCGGCCGTCTCGCAAGCGCTGGCTGATGAAGCCGTGCCAGCGAAAGTCAGCCGTGGACCGTGGCGTAGCTTGGGTCGCCTGGCCGTTGCAGCATCCGTGACGGTTGCGGTGCTGGCAGGTGTGCGTCTGTACAACCAGGATGAGATCGCCGGCGTCGAATTGGCCCAGCAATCCACTCAACCGGGTCTGACCGTTCCTCAAGTCAAGGGCCCAGCCGTTTTGGCAGGCTACAATGAGAGTTCGCAAGCCACAGGCCCGATGGCCAATGGTGTCTTGCAAGGTCAGCCAGGCTGGCACGATCAGCGTCTGCCGGGTTATCTGCGTCAACATGCTCAACAAGCTGCACTCAAAGGTACTGAAAGTGCCCTGCCTTATGCTCGTGCAGCGAGCCAGGAAACCCGTTAA
- the rpoE gene encoding RNA polymerase sigma factor RpoE, which produces MLTQEEDQQLVERVQRGDKRAFDLLVLKYQHKILGLIVRFVHDTHEAQDVAQEAFIKAYRALGNFRGDSAFYTWLYRIAINTAKNYLVSRGRRPPDSDVSSEDAEFYDGDHGLKDLESPERALLRDEIEGTVHRTIQQLPEDLRTALTLREFDGLSYEDIASVMQCPVGTVRSRIFRAREAIDKALQPLLQEN; this is translated from the coding sequence ATGCTAACCCAGGAAGAGGATCAGCAGCTGGTCGAACGCGTTCAGCGCGGCGACAAGCGTGCTTTCGATCTGCTAGTGCTGAAATACCAGCACAAAATTCTCGGGTTGATCGTGCGTTTTGTGCACGACACCCATGAAGCCCAGGATGTTGCGCAAGAGGCCTTTATCAAGGCTTACCGTGCACTGGGGAATTTTCGCGGGGACAGCGCGTTTTATACGTGGCTTTACCGCATTGCCATCAACACGGCGAAGAACTATCTGGTTTCACGCGGCCGCCGGCCGCCGGATAGCGATGTTAGCTCTGAAGATGCGGAGTTCTACGACGGCGATCACGGCCTCAAGGATCTCGAGTCACCAGAGCGTGCATTGCTGAGGGATGAGATCGAAGGCACCGTCCATCGAACCATTCAGCAACTGCCAGAAGATTTACGTACCGCTCTAACTTTACGTGAGTTTGATGGTCTGAGTTACGAGGACATTGCGAGCGTCATGCAATGTCCGGTGGGTACCGTGCGCTCCCGGATCTTCCGCGCTCGGGAGGCCATCGATAAAGCCCTGCAACCACTGTTGCAGGAAAACTAA
- the nadB gene encoding L-aspartate oxidase, whose translation MSQQFQHDVLVIGSGAAGLSLALTLPDHLRIAVLSKGNLANGSTYWAQGGVAAVLDDTDTVESHVDDTLNAGGGLCHEDAVRFTVEHSREAIQWLIDQGVPFTRDEQSGTEDGGFEFHLTREGGHSHRRIIHAADATGAAIFNTLLAQARLRPNIELLEQRVAVDLITEKRLGLEGDRCLGAYVLNRGTGQVDTYGARFVILASGGAAKVYLYTSNPDGACGDGIAMAWRSGCRVANLEFNQFHPTCLYHPQAKSFLITEALRGEGAHLKLPNGERFMQRFDPRAELAPRDIVARAIDHEMKRLGIDCVYLDISHKPEAFIKSHFPTVYERCLEFSIDITRQPIPVVPAAHYTCGGVMVDQQGRTDVPGLYAIGETSFTGLHGANRMASNSLLECFVYARSAAADILAQLPQVSIPCALPVWDASQVTDSDEDVIIAHNWDELRRFMWDYVGIVRTNKRLQRAQHRVRLLLDEIDEFYSNYKVSRDLIELRNLAQVAELMIQSAMERKESRGLHYTLDYPDLLPQALDTILVPPTYAD comes from the coding sequence ATGAGCCAACAGTTTCAACACGATGTTCTGGTGATTGGCAGCGGCGCTGCCGGTCTGAGTCTGGCACTGACGTTGCCTGATCATTTGCGCATTGCGGTATTGAGCAAAGGCAACCTCGCCAACGGCTCGACCTACTGGGCCCAGGGCGGTGTCGCTGCCGTGCTGGACGATACCGATACCGTTGAATCTCATGTCGACGACACCCTCAACGCCGGCGGTGGCCTGTGTCACGAAGACGCGGTGCGGTTCACGGTAGAGCACAGCCGCGAAGCCATACAGTGGCTGATCGACCAGGGCGTGCCCTTCACCCGCGACGAACAGTCGGGCACCGAAGACGGCGGTTTTGAGTTCCACCTGACCCGTGAGGGTGGTCATAGCCATCGGCGTATCATTCACGCCGCCGATGCCACCGGCGCCGCAATCTTCAACACCTTGCTGGCGCAAGCGCGGCTACGCCCGAACATCGAACTGCTGGAGCAACGGGTCGCCGTTGACCTGATCACCGAAAAACGCCTCGGCCTGGAAGGCGATCGCTGCCTTGGTGCCTATGTGCTCAATCGCGGCACCGGCCAGGTCGACACCTACGGCGCGCGGTTCGTGATCCTCGCCTCCGGTGGCGCGGCCAAGGTCTACCTCTATACCAGCAACCCCGATGGCGCTTGTGGCGACGGCATCGCCATGGCCTGGCGCTCGGGCTGCCGGGTGGCCAACCTGGAGTTCAATCAGTTCCACCCGACCTGCCTGTACCACCCGCAAGCCAAGAGTTTCCTGATCACCGAAGCCCTGCGCGGCGAGGGAGCGCACCTCAAGCTGCCCAACGGCGAGCGTTTCATGCAGCGCTTCGACCCACGGGCCGAGCTGGCACCACGGGATATCGTGGCCCGGGCCATCGACCACGAAATGAAGCGCCTGGGGATCGACTGCGTCTACCTGGACATCAGCCACAAGCCCGAAGCCTTCATCAAGAGTCACTTCCCAACGGTCTATGAGCGCTGCCTGGAATTTTCCATCGACATTACCCGCCAGCCGATCCCGGTCGTCCCGGCGGCGCACTACACCTGTGGCGGCGTGATGGTCGACCAGCAGGGGCGCACCGACGTCCCCGGCCTCTATGCCATCGGCGAAACCAGCTTCACCGGCTTGCACGGCGCCAACCGCATGGCCAGCAACTCGCTGCTGGAATGCTTCGTCTATGCCCGCTCGGCAGCCGCGGACATTCTTGCGCAACTGCCCCAGGTGTCGATCCCCTGCGCCCTGCCTGTTTGGGACGCCAGCCAGGTTACCGACTCCGACGAAGACGTGATCATCGCCCACAACTGGGATGAACTGCGGCGGTTCATGTGGGACTACGTCGGCATCGTGCGCACCAACAAGCGCCTGCAGCGCGCCCAGCACCGCGTGCGCCTGCTGCTGGACGAGATCGACGAGTTCTACAGCAACTATAAAGTCAGCCGCGACCTGATCGAGTTGCGCAACCTGGCCCAGGTGGCCGAACTGATGATCCAGTCAGCCATGGAGCGCAAGGAAAGCCGTGGCCTGCATTACACCCTCGATTACCCGGACCTGTTGCCGCAAGCGCTGGACACTATCCTGGTGCCGCCCACCTACGCCGACTGA
- a CDS encoding protein YgfX yields MSSPSSFECRWQASRQLLAAYLLAQLFALGSLFLLDVALWARLAGVLLCLAHGAWVLPRQILLTHPTAFSGLRRDADGWQLWSRAGGWQAVQLRPDSLALPLIVVLRFRLSGERWVRSICVPRDALAPDVHRRLRVRLKFSRRRWAAPG; encoded by the coding sequence GTGTCCAGCCCAAGTAGTTTCGAATGCCGCTGGCAGGCCTCACGGCAACTGCTGGCGGCCTATCTCCTGGCCCAGCTGTTCGCGCTGGGCTCGCTGTTTCTACTCGATGTTGCCCTGTGGGCCCGCCTGGCGGGTGTCTTGCTGTGCCTGGCGCACGGCGCCTGGGTGTTGCCGCGGCAGATTCTCCTGACTCATCCCACAGCCTTCAGTGGCTTGCGCCGCGATGCCGATGGCTGGCAGTTGTGGAGCCGGGCCGGTGGCTGGCAGGCCGTGCAATTGCGCCCCGACAGCCTGGCCTTGCCGTTGATCGTGGTGCTGCGCTTTCGCCTGAGTGGCGAGCGCTGGGTGCGTTCGATCTGTGTGCCGCGCGATGCCCTGGCGCCGGATGTTCACCGGCGCCTGCGGGTACGGCTCAAGTTCAGTCGGCGTAGGTGGGCGGCACCAGGATAG
- a CDS encoding FAD assembly factor SdhE has product MVEDVELNRLYWHSRRGMLELDVLLVPFVKEVYAHLNQVDRDCYVRLLECEDQDMFGWFMERSESEDPELQRMVRMILDRVQPK; this is encoded by the coding sequence ATGGTCGAAGATGTTGAACTCAATCGCCTCTATTGGCACAGCCGCCGCGGCATGCTTGAACTTGACGTGTTGCTGGTGCCCTTTGTCAAAGAGGTTTATGCGCACCTGAACCAGGTCGATCGCGACTGCTACGTCAGGTTGCTCGAATGCGAAGATCAGGACATGTTCGGCTGGTTCATGGAGCGTTCCGAATCGGAAGATCCCGAGCTGCAACGTATGGTCCGGATGATCCTGGATCGTGTCCAGCCCAAGTAG
- the ygfZ gene encoding CAF17-like 4Fe-4S cluster assembly/insertion protein YgfZ: protein MADSAFFCTLSHEGVLAVRGSDASKFLQGQLTCNLNYLSDTQASLGARCTQKGRMQSSFRILLEGDGVLLAMASELLEPQLADLKKYAVFSKSKLTDESAAWVRFGLVEADTALTALGLDLPPDTDSVARHAGLIAIRVSPGRTELWAPAAQAQSLATQLSSTLAQGSLNDWLLGQIRAGIGQVMPATRELFIPQMLNLQAVGGVSFKKGCYTGQEIVARMQYLGKLKRRLYRLQLDASDLPEPGTALFAPTHGSSIGEVVLAAHAEQGIELLAVLQAEAAEGANLHLGALEGPTLHLLELPYQLDRDREIQR, encoded by the coding sequence ATGGCTGATTCCGCTTTTTTCTGCACCTTGTCCCATGAAGGCGTGCTCGCCGTCCGCGGCAGCGATGCCAGCAAGTTTCTTCAGGGCCAATTGACCTGCAACCTCAACTACCTGAGCGACACCCAGGCGAGCCTCGGCGCCCGCTGCACCCAAAAGGGCCGCATGCAGTCGAGCTTCCGCATCCTGCTGGAGGGTGACGGGGTGTTGCTGGCGATGGCCAGCGAGTTGCTGGAGCCGCAACTGGCCGACCTGAAAAAGTACGCCGTGTTCTCCAAGTCCAAACTCACTGATGAAAGCGCCGCCTGGGTTCGTTTTGGCCTGGTAGAGGCCGATACCGCACTGACGGCACTGGGGCTCGACCTGCCGCCAGACACCGACTCGGTCGCCCGCCACGCCGGCCTGATCGCCATTCGGGTCTCCCCTGGCCGCACTGAACTCTGGGCCCCGGCCGCACAGGCACAGAGCCTGGCGACACAACTCTCGAGCACCCTCGCGCAAGGCAGCCTCAATGATTGGTTGCTGGGCCAGATCCGCGCCGGCATTGGCCAGGTGATGCCCGCCACTCGCGAGCTGTTCATTCCGCAGATGCTCAACCTGCAGGCGGTAGGCGGCGTGAGCTTCAAGAAAGGCTGCTACACCGGCCAGGAAATCGTCGCACGCATGCAATACCTGGGCAAACTCAAGCGCCGCCTGTATCGCCTGCAACTAGACGCCAGCGACTTGCCCGAGCCAGGCACCGCCTTGTTCGCGCCAACCCACGGCAGCTCCATTGGCGAAGTGGTCCTCGCCGCACACGCCGAACAGGGCATCGAACTGCTGGCAGTGCTGCAAGCCGAAGCGGCCGAAGGTGCCAACCTGCACCTGGGCGCGCTCGAAGGCCCGACCCTGCACCTGCTCGAACTGCCTTACCAACTGGATCGCGATCGCGAGATCCAGCGTTAA
- a CDS encoding HDOD domain-containing protein — protein sequence MSKLAEKVQQDLVEAIDNDDLVLPTLPEVALQIRRAAEDPDISVTTLSKVIGRDTALSARLIKVVNSPLLRGAQEVTDLYTAITRLGINYSSNLAIGLVIEQIFHARSDVVGQKMRDVWRKSQEIAGISYSLCRSHTQLKPDQAALGGLVHQIGVLPILTYAQDHYELLSDPVSLNHVIERIHPLLGDKLLQVWEFPEMLVHLPGQYLDFKRQPEAVDYVDLVQVATVHAHLGSHHPLAQIDISSLPAFKRLGINPNKPIPCAELEDSRTMFY from the coding sequence ATGAGCAAGCTGGCGGAAAAGGTCCAACAGGATTTGGTTGAGGCCATCGATAATGATGACCTGGTTCTGCCAACGTTACCGGAAGTGGCCCTGCAGATTCGTCGGGCCGCCGAAGACCCGGATATCAGCGTCACCACCCTGAGTAAAGTCATCGGCCGCGACACCGCCCTGTCGGCGCGCCTGATCAAAGTGGTCAACAGCCCCCTGCTGCGCGGCGCCCAGGAAGTCACCGACCTGTACACGGCCATTACTCGGCTGGGCATCAACTACAGCAGCAACCTGGCCATCGGCCTGGTCATCGAGCAGATCTTCCATGCCCGCTCCGATGTGGTCGGCCAGAAAATGCGCGACGTCTGGCGCAAGAGCCAGGAGATCGCCGGCATCAGCTACTCGTTGTGCCGTAGCCACACTCAGCTCAAGCCCGACCAGGCGGCGCTGGGTGGCCTGGTACACCAGATCGGCGTGCTGCCAATCCTGACCTACGCCCAAGACCACTATGAGCTGCTCTCGGACCCGGTCAGCCTCAACCATGTGATCGAGCGCATCCACCCGCTGCTTGGCGACAAGCTGCTGCAGGTCTGGGAGTTTCCGGAAATGCTGGTCCACCTGCCGGGGCAATACCTGGACTTCAAGCGTCAGCCCGAGGCTGTCGACTACGTCGACCTGGTGCAAGTGGCGACCGTGCATGCCCATCTGGGCAGCCACCACCCGCTGGCCCAGATCGACATCAGCAGCCTGCCCGCCTTCAAACGGTTGGGGATCAACCCGAACAAGCCCATCCCCTGTGCCGAACTGGAAGACTCGCGCACGATGTTTTATTGA
- a CDS encoding ribonucleotide-diphosphate reductase subunit beta: MLSWDEFDKEDGEVVAKGANAGHATEANMDRLDSAGGAAALEARAVTASDSAAIVRAKAALDKLDVAEGLAELEGASARVAVDEKRMINCRADLNQLVPFKYDWAWQKYLDGCANHWMPQEVNMTADIALWKNPEGLTDDERRIVMRNLGFFSTADSLVANNLVLAVYRLITNPECRQYILRQAFEEAIHTHAYQYCIESLAMDEGEIFNMYHEIPSVAKKATWGLKYTRSISDPKFETGTVETDKELLRNLIAYYCVLEGIFFYCGFTQILSMGRRNKMTGVAEQFQYILRDESMHLNFGIDVINQIKIENPHLWDAEMKEEASQMILQGTQLEIEYARDTMPRGVLGMNAAMMEDYLKFIANRRLSQIGLKEEYPGTTNPFPWMSEIMDLKKEKNFFETRVIEYQTGGALSWD; this comes from the coding sequence ATGCTGAGCTGGGACGAATTCGATAAAGAAGACGGCGAAGTTGTCGCCAAAGGCGCCAATGCTGGCCACGCAACAGAAGCCAACATGGACCGCCTCGACAGCGCCGGTGGTGCTGCTGCGCTGGAAGCGCGCGCCGTGACTGCCAGCGACTCGGCCGCGATCGTTCGCGCCAAGGCTGCCCTCGACAAACTCGACGTCGCCGAAGGCCTGGCCGAACTCGAAGGCGCCTCTGCCCGCGTTGCGGTCGACGAGAAGCGCATGATCAACTGCCGCGCCGACCTCAACCAACTCGTCCCATTCAAATACGACTGGGCCTGGCAGAAGTACCTGGACGGTTGCGCAAACCACTGGATGCCGCAAGAAGTCAACATGACCGCCGACATCGCCCTCTGGAAAAACCCGGAAGGCCTGACCGACGACGAGCGCCGCATCGTGATGCGCAACCTGGGCTTCTTCTCCACCGCCGACTCCCTGGTTGCCAACAACCTGGTTCTGGCCGTGTACCGCCTGATCACCAACCCGGAATGCCGCCAGTACATCCTGCGCCAGGCGTTCGAAGAGGCGATCCACACTCACGCCTACCAGTACTGCATCGAATCGCTGGCCATGGATGAAGGCGAGATCTTCAACATGTACCACGAGATCCCATCGGTCGCGAAAAAAGCCACCTGGGGCCTGAAGTACACCCGTTCGATCTCCGATCCGAAGTTCGAAACCGGCACCGTCGAAACCGACAAAGAGTTGCTGCGCAACCTGATCGCCTACTACTGCGTTCTGGAAGGCATCTTCTTCTACTGCGGCTTCACCCAGATCCTCTCCATGGGTCGGCGCAACAAAATGACCGGCGTCGCCGAGCAGTTCCAGTACATCCTGCGCGACGAATCCATGCACCTGAACTTTGGCATCGACGTGATCAACCAGATCAAGATCGAAAACCCGCACCTGTGGGATGCCGAGATGAAGGAAGAAGCCAGCCAGATGATCCTGCAGGGCACCCAACTGGAAATCGAATACGCACGCGACACCATGCCGCGCGGCGTACTGGGCATGAACGCGGCGATGATGGAGGACTACCTCAAGTTCATCGCCAACCGTCGCCTGTCGCAGATCGGTTTGAAGGAAGAGTACCCAGGCACCACCAACCCATTCCCATGGATGAGCGAGATCATGGACTTGAAGAAAGAGAAGAACTTCTTCGAGACTCGGGTTATTGAATATCAGACTGGCGGGGCATTGAGCTGGGATTGA
- a CDS encoding helix-turn-helix domain-containing protein encodes MASIAMKITLERIALFQFTPKHSAQARAMLGWSLEQLSRESGVSVEAIARFEAGAEVLDVTRLALAYRLEAEGLVFFPGFAPGRGMSVRGSAPDPVGRADFAMIE; translated from the coding sequence ATGGCCTCTATTGCGATGAAAATCACCCTGGAACGTATCGCCCTGTTCCAGTTCACCCCCAAACACAGCGCCCAGGCCCGTGCGATGCTGGGTTGGTCACTGGAGCAATTGTCCCGCGAGTCCGGGGTCAGCGTAGAAGCGATAGCGCGGTTCGAAGCCGGCGCCGAAGTGCTCGACGTCACCCGCCTGGCCCTGGCCTACAGGCTGGAGGCCGAGGGCCTGGTGTTCTTTCCCGGTTTTGCCCCAGGTCGGGGCATGAGCGTCAGGGGATCGGCACCGGATCCGGTGGGGCGAGCGGATTTCGCGATGATCGAGTGA
- a CDS encoding MBL fold metallo-hydrolase, with translation MATFSYQADSATELKTSRQEQGRYRNPTAVRQPGLRKTVQIFWNMLFNKPRNTRPVGAIPVQGLTREQLHSAPNHSVFRLGHSTVLLKLRDKFWLTDPVFAERASPVQWAGPKRFHQPPISLDELPEIEAVILSHDHYDHLDHQTVIELADKTRHFITPLGVGETLIKWGVDANKVRQLDWWEGTQIDGIHFIATPSQHFSGRGLFDGNSTLWASWVIIDGDKRIFFSGDTGYFDGFKAIGEQFGPFDLTLMETGAYNVDWPLVHMQPEQTLQAHFDLKGRWLLPIHNGTFDLSMHAWHEPFDRILALAWEHNVSITTPQMGEAFNLNQPQHGQAWWLEVEEQGEQAVANG, from the coding sequence ATGGCCACTTTCTCTTACCAGGCGGACAGCGCCACAGAACTGAAAACCTCCCGCCAGGAGCAGGGCCGCTACCGCAACCCTACAGCGGTACGCCAACCTGGCTTGCGCAAGACTGTGCAAATCTTCTGGAACATGTTGTTCAACAAACCGCGTAACACTCGGCCAGTCGGAGCGATTCCGGTGCAAGGCCTGACCCGCGAGCAGTTGCACAGCGCGCCCAACCACAGCGTGTTCCGGCTAGGCCACTCCACTGTCCTGCTGAAGTTGCGCGATAAGTTCTGGCTCACCGACCCGGTCTTCGCCGAGCGTGCTTCCCCGGTTCAGTGGGCCGGACCCAAGCGCTTTCATCAGCCGCCGATCAGTCTTGATGAGTTGCCTGAGATCGAAGCAGTAATCCTGTCCCACGATCACTACGATCATCTCGACCATCAGACCGTCATCGAGCTGGCAGACAAGACCCGCCACTTCATCACACCGTTGGGCGTAGGTGAGACCTTGATCAAGTGGGGTGTCGATGCCAACAAGGTGCGTCAACTCGACTGGTGGGAAGGCACGCAGATCGACGGGATTCACTTCATCGCCACACCGTCCCAGCATTTTTCCGGTCGTGGTCTGTTCGATGGCAACAGTACCCTCTGGGCTTCATGGGTGATCATCGACGGCGACAAGCGCATCTTCTTCAGCGGTGACACCGGCTATTTCGACGGCTTCAAGGCGATCGGTGAACAGTTTGGACCCTTCGACCTGACGCTGATGGAAACTGGCGCCTACAACGTCGACTGGCCACTGGTCCACATGCAACCGGAACAAACCCTGCAAGCCCACTTCGACCTCAAGGGGCGTTGGCTGTTGCCGATTCACAACGGCACCTTCGATTTGTCGATGCACGCCTGGCACGAACCTTTCGACCGTATCCTGGCCCTGGCCTGGGAACACAATGTGTCCATCACCACCCCACAAATGGGTGAAGCCTTCAACCTCAACCAGCCGCAACACGGGCAGGCTTGGTGGCTTGAGGTTGAAGAGCAGGGTGAGCAGGCAGTTGCCAATGGCTAG
- a CDS encoding TetR/AcrR family transcriptional regulator produces MTAPQRLTDRKREAIVQAAISEFRSNGFDITSMDKIAATAGVSKRTVYNHFASKEELFAEILQRLWTNICAQEDSVYSPGQPLREQLGQLLHGKLALLADNSFLDLARVAIAATIHSPERAQDIVLRIGEREEALTAWIRAAQADGTLKPVDPDFAAQQLHGMLKAFAFWPQISMNQPVLSAEMQSTVIESALDMFLACYQR; encoded by the coding sequence ATGACAGCTCCCCAGCGCCTGACCGACCGAAAACGCGAAGCCATTGTCCAGGCGGCGATCAGCGAATTCCGTAGCAACGGTTTCGATATCACCAGCATGGACAAGATTGCGGCGACGGCGGGGGTATCCAAGCGCACCGTGTACAACCACTTTGCCAGCAAGGAAGAGTTGTTCGCCGAAATTCTCCAGCGTTTGTGGACCAACATTTGCGCCCAGGAAGACAGCGTCTACAGTCCCGGACAACCGCTGCGTGAGCAACTCGGGCAGCTACTGCACGGCAAGCTGGCGCTGTTGGCAGACAACAGCTTCCTCGACCTGGCTCGAGTGGCTATCGCCGCCACTATCCACTCACCCGAGCGTGCCCAGGACATTGTCCTGCGCATCGGCGAACGCGAGGAAGCCCTGACCGCCTGGATTCGTGCGGCACAGGCTGACGGCACACTCAAGCCGGTCGATCCCGACTTCGCCGCCCAGCAGTTGCATGGGATGCTCAAGGCTTTCGCCTTCTGGCCACAGATCTCCATGAACCAGCCAGTTCTGTCCGCCGAGATGCAGAGCACTGTCATCGAGTCGGCGCTGGACATGTTCCTGGCCTGTTATCAGCGCTGA
- a CDS encoding diguanylate cyclase, with product MQNQRGKGLSFAKRIYKPRIIGLGIGCISVAAALYPLGVPTWVWVLLGFNAVCWAHLAYHLATRSAFPYQAERRNLLVDSLLGGFWAATMHFNPLATVTILSMMAMNNVAAGGVRLLVQGSLAQLLGIGISWALLGAGFSPQVSQLQVYACLPMLTLYPLAVGMVCYRLTIKLSEHKRALSALSRTDSLTGLLNHGAWKDLLQDSFHECQRQQVQATIGLIDIDHFKAINDTYGHIVGDGVLRQLSAELKLNLRQNDLAGRYGGDEFCVILPNLPQDQAIEVMERLRLVFADYRHPAIAQLKVSLSIGLATYQTNFSEAGQWLEAADKALYSAKSNGRNRTSSAHASTTDPA from the coding sequence ATGCAAAATCAACGTGGCAAAGGCCTGTCATTTGCCAAACGTATCTATAAACCGCGGATTATTGGCCTGGGCATTGGCTGCATCAGTGTCGCCGCGGCGCTTTATCCCTTGGGAGTGCCCACCTGGGTCTGGGTACTGTTGGGCTTCAATGCCGTGTGCTGGGCGCACCTGGCCTATCATCTGGCGACCCGCTCCGCGTTCCCCTACCAGGCGGAACGTCGCAACCTGCTGGTCGACTCGTTGCTGGGCGGTTTCTGGGCCGCGACCATGCACTTCAACCCGCTGGCCACCGTGACCATCCTCTCGATGATGGCCATGAACAATGTGGCCGCCGGTGGGGTGCGCCTGTTGGTCCAGGGCAGCCTCGCCCAACTGCTGGGCATCGGCATTTCATGGGCGCTGCTGGGGGCCGGCTTCTCACCGCAAGTCAGCCAGCTCCAGGTGTATGCCTGCCTGCCGATGCTGACCCTCTACCCGCTTGCGGTGGGCATGGTCTGCTATCGACTGACGATCAAGCTGTCCGAGCACAAACGCGCCCTGAGTGCCTTGAGCCGCACAGACAGCCTGACCGGCCTGCTCAATCACGGCGCCTGGAAAGACCTGCTGCAAGACAGCTTCCACGAGTGCCAACGGCAACAAGTCCAGGCCACCATTGGCCTGATCGACATCGATCACTTCAAGGCCATCAATGACACCTACGGGCATATTGTCGGCGACGGCGTATTGCGCCAACTCAGCGCCGAACTCAAGCTCAACCTGCGGCAAAACGACCTGGCGGGACGCTACGGCGGCGATGAATTCTGTGTGATTCTGCCGAACCTGCCCCAGGACCAGGCCATCGAGGTGATGGAGCGTCTACGCCTGGTCTTCGCCGACTATCGCCACCCTGCCATCGCGCAGTTGAAGGTCAGCCTGAGCATTGGCCTGGCCACCTATCAGACGAATTTCAGCGAGGCCGGGCAGTGGCTCGAGGCTGCCGACAAGGCGCTGTACAGTGCCAAGAGCAATGGTCGCAACAGAACCAGCAGCGCCCACGCCAGCACCACAGATCCGGCATGA